Proteins encoded in a region of the Pseudomonas shahriarae genome:
- the plsY gene encoding glycerol-3-phosphate 1-O-acyltransferase PlsY produces the protein MSWLLATLAYLLGSLSFAILLSRLTGNPDPRMSGSGNAGATNMLRLAGKKLAVLTLLGDVCKGLLPVLIADLAGLSLQQQAWIGVCAVLGHLFPLYFRFRGGKGVATAAGMLLGIYPPAALLAVAAWLLTFYLTRTSSLAALIATPLTLPLLAWQEPVALLPMSVLTLLIVWRHRGNLRDLFAGRERHF, from the coding sequence ATGTCTTGGTTACTGGCGACCCTCGCCTACCTGCTCGGCTCGCTGTCCTTTGCCATCTTGCTCAGCCGCCTGACGGGAAATCCCGACCCGCGAATGAGTGGCTCAGGCAATGCCGGCGCCACCAATATGTTGCGCCTGGCCGGCAAGAAGCTCGCCGTACTCACGCTGCTTGGCGACGTGTGCAAAGGCCTTTTGCCCGTACTGATCGCCGATCTCGCCGGCCTCTCCCTGCAACAACAAGCCTGGATCGGTGTATGCGCCGTCCTCGGCCATCTGTTCCCGCTGTACTTTCGCTTTCGCGGTGGCAAGGGCGTCGCGACGGCGGCCGGCATGCTGCTGGGGATCTACCCACCGGCAGCCCTGCTAGCGGTGGCCGCCTGGCTGCTGACGTTCTACCTGACCCGCACCAGCTCCCTTGCCGCATTGATCGCCACGCCCCTGACCCTGCCATTGCTGGCCTGGCAGGAGCCGGTGGCCCTGCTGCCGATGAGCGTACTCACCCTGCTGATTGTATGGCGCCATCGCGGCAATTTACGCGACCTGTTTGCCGGGCGCGAACGGCATTTTTAA
- the tsaD gene encoding tRNA (adenosine(37)-N6)-threonylcarbamoyltransferase complex transferase subunit TsaD, with product MLVLGLETSCDETGVALYDSERGLLADALFSQIDLHRAYGGVVPELASRDHVKRMLPLIRQVLDEAGCVATEIDAIAYTAGPGLVGALLVGASCAQALAFAWGIPALGVHHMEGHLLAPMLEENPPGFPFVALLVSGGHTQLVQVDAIGQYTLLGETLDDAAGEAFDKTAKMMNLNYPGGPEIARLAEKGVAGRYTFPRPMCDRPGLMFSFSGLKTFALNTWQQSVSAGDDSEQARCDISLAFQQAVVETLTIKCKRALKQAGMKRLVIAGGVSANKALRLSLEKMLGDLKGEVFYARPEFCTDNGAMIAFAGCQRLQAGQHESLAISVQARWPMEQLPPL from the coding sequence ATGTTAGTACTGGGCTTAGAAACCTCCTGCGACGAGACCGGCGTCGCGCTTTACGACAGTGAACGCGGGCTTTTGGCCGATGCGCTGTTCAGTCAGATCGACCTGCACCGGGCCTACGGCGGCGTGGTGCCCGAGCTTGCCAGCCGGGATCACGTCAAACGCATGCTGCCACTGATTCGTCAGGTGTTGGACGAGGCCGGTTGCGTCGCCACCGAGATTGATGCCATCGCCTATACCGCCGGCCCGGGATTGGTCGGGGCCCTGCTGGTTGGGGCCTCCTGCGCCCAGGCGCTGGCGTTTGCCTGGGGTATTCCAGCCCTCGGCGTGCACCATATGGAAGGCCATTTACTGGCGCCGATGCTGGAAGAAAACCCGCCTGGGTTCCCGTTCGTCGCTTTGTTGGTTTCCGGTGGCCATACGCAGCTGGTTCAGGTCGATGCAATCGGCCAGTACACGCTTCTGGGGGAGACCCTGGACGATGCTGCCGGCGAGGCTTTCGACAAGACCGCCAAGATGATGAACCTCAATTATCCCGGTGGTCCGGAAATCGCGCGTCTGGCGGAAAAAGGCGTGGCCGGGCGCTATACCTTCCCGCGCCCGATGTGTGATCGCCCTGGCCTGATGTTCAGCTTCAGTGGCTTGAAAACCTTTGCCTTGAACACCTGGCAGCAAAGCGTCAGCGCCGGGGACGACAGCGAGCAAGCCCGTTGCGACATCTCTCTGGCGTTCCAGCAGGCGGTGGTGGAGACTTTGACCATCAAGTGCAAGCGTGCCTTGAAACAGGCCGGCATGAAGCGCCTGGTCATTGCAGGCGGCGTCAGCGCCAACAAGGCCTTGCGTCTGTCATTGGAAAAAATGCTCGGCGACCTCAAGGGCGAGGTGTTTTACGCTCGCCCCGAGTTCTGCACCGACAACGGCGCGATGATCGCCTTCGCCGGTTGCCAGCGATTGCAGGCTGGCCAGCATGAAAGCCTGGCCATCAGCGTGCAGGCGCGTTGGCCGATGGAGCAATTGCCGCCGTTGTGA
- the rpsU gene encoding 30S ribosomal protein S21, producing the protein MPAVKVKENEPFDVALRRFKRSCEKAGVLAEVRSREFYEKPTSERKRKAAAAVKRHAKKVQREQRRAVRLY; encoded by the coding sequence ATGCCAGCCGTCAAAGTAAAAGAGAACGAACCCTTCGACGTAGCTCTGCGTCGTTTCAAGCGCTCCTGCGAAAAAGCCGGTGTTCTGGCTGAAGTTCGTAGCCGCGAATTTTATGAGAAGCCAACTTCTGAGCGTAAGCGCAAAGCAGCAGCCGCTGTTAAGCGTCACGCCAAGAAAGTTCAGCGCGAGCAGCGCCGCGCCGTTCGTCTGTACTAA